One Lytechinus pictus isolate F3 Inbred chromosome 12, Lp3.0, whole genome shotgun sequence genomic region harbors:
- the LOC129272618 gene encoding uncharacterized protein LOC129272618, translating into MTKPSTYEVQIKESLKTKLRKTTTDAVLVIEHRSTKIRCLHCQTKIEIGKGKPIRRHLNSAAHQSSNFHWKQSVYRKIQALGLAPMYTRDEEKRLLLQQLMALPFLPVEVVPEFRRLRLQSDSPLIDELFDYLESTWITNPTWPVRVWSTYGKAIRTNNDAEGYNHRLNRRAGGKSMGVYQLSSLLFKESQLVDLTVRMVDRRLLTRHQRRQTRTMQARVFRAWEEHRDGERTTQDLLTVCAHSYGHAPA; encoded by the exons ATGACAAAACCCAGCACATATGAAGTACAGATCAAAGAATCACTAAAGACGAAACTCCGCAAGACCACTACAGACGCTGTGCTTGTGATAGAACATAGAAGTACCAAAATCAGATGTCTGCACTGCCAGACCAAGATTGAAATTGGGAAGGGTAAACCTATTAGACGTCACCTTAACAGTGCAGCCCACCAA TCTAGTAATTTCCACTGGAAGCAGTCCGTCTACCGGAAGATCCAAGCCCTTGGCCTAGCACCAATGTACACGAGGGATGAGGAGAAGAGGCTTCTTCTACAACAGCTAATGGCATTACCATTCCTGCCAGTAGAAGTGGTCCCCGAGTTCCGACGACTTCGGCTTCAGAGCGACAGTCCCTTGATCGATGAG CTCTTTGACTACCTAGAGTCAACGTGGATAACGAACCCAACCTGGCCAGTGCGAGTCTGGTCAACGTATGGAAAGGCTATCAGGACCAACAACGACGCTGAAGGTTACAACCACAGACTCAACAGAAGAGCGGGAGGGAAGAGTATGGGTGTGTATCAGTTGTCGTCATTGCTCTTCAAGGAGTCACAGCTCGTAGATCTAACAGTGCGCATGGTGGACAGGCGTCTTCTAACCCGTCATCAGAGAAGACAGACCAGGACAATGCAAGCCCGTGTTTTCAGAGCCTGGGAGGAGCACCGAGATGGGGAGAGGACCACACAAGACCTTTTGACTGTCTGTGCACATAGCTATGGCCATGCACCAGCTTAG